In Papaver somniferum cultivar HN1 chromosome 1, ASM357369v1, whole genome shotgun sequence, a genomic segment contains:
- the LOC113354524 gene encoding uncharacterized protein LOC113354524, whose protein sequence is MAAYNSALFKITSTLKLCGENVTEEQMLEKTFTTFHASNVLLQQQYRERKFTEYSELISCLLIAEQNNELLLRNHETRPVGSAAVPEAHAATHFRQGNNHGNKGKRGNGKGNQLGGHKNERGKGARYQPYQRPLKIAEPKEPKQEKGKGSSSQPPQKSVCYRCGLTDHWQRTCRTPEHFVRLYQASLKRPAEDIETNLIEASAPSTSDTHLDVSDYLVDLESGEPSQFSFDEL, encoded by the coding sequence ATGGCAGCTTATAATTCTGCTCTGTTTAAAATTACCTCGACATTAAAATTGTGCGGGGAAAATGTCACTGAGGAACAAATGTTAGAGAAAACATTTACAACTTTTCATGCCTCGAATGTGCTCCTGCAGCAGCAATATCGAGAGcgtaaatttacagaatattccgAGCTAATTTCCTGTTTGTTGATTGCAGAGCAGAATAATGAGCTTTTATTAAGAAACCATGAAACTCGTCCTGTTGGTTCCGCAGCGGTGCCTGAAGCACACGCAGCTACACATTTCAGACAAGGAAATAATCATGGTAATAAAGGAAAACGTGGAAATGGTAAAGGAAACCAACTTGGGGGCCACAAAAATGAACGAGGAAAGGGTGCCCGTTACCAGCCGTACCAACGGCCGCTAAAAATTGCGGAACCAAAGGAACCGAAGCAAGAAAAGGGAAAGGGTTCTTCTAGTCAACCTCCTCAGAAAAGTGTTTGCTATCGGTGTGGCTTAACTGATCACTGGCAGCGTACCTGTCGTACGCCGGAACATTTTGTTAGGCTCTATCAGGCGTCCCTGAAGCGACCTGCCGAAGACATAGAGACAAATTTAATTGAAGCCAGTGCCCCCAGTACCAGTGATACCCACTTGGATGTATCTGATTATCTCGTCGACCTTGAAAGTGGCGAGCCTAGTCAGTTTTCTTTTGATGAGCTGTAG